One Tachypleus tridentatus isolate NWPU-2018 chromosome 3, ASM421037v1, whole genome shotgun sequence DNA window includes the following coding sequences:
- the LOC143247209 gene encoding uncharacterized protein LOC143247209, which translates to MTVWLRPSSPLILTISLTMMVVVGSLQGDESQPIVPSPLGCKFSREEDIIECHDTTLDNVIHAFKILSSFINTSHEPRSIAIKDCEIPYLPYVFPKFNKSLERVHLVHSQLEYVYPDAFAHLQMKLRYLDFSHNKLHSVPYAFSTLLSLEILNLQYNQIVFIWPGPQFLWMFGLRELNLAYNHIGLSSDYVPDVRRVIIKEPIVDHPYQLDQNLTLEEFNIEPISSSLEVLNLSGNKLATLPFQLYRRRLPNLRTLDLSNNLLSELPKITSRVLPKIRRLNLRSNFIQSLGFYSLPINLHELDLSENPLRCDCDILWLQEWVDSNKTVIFLPNCNSPSDLKGQFVLQLTNASLCGERNETLTISDKPEKFGDFELFYLSSTPNTIKVLWRAKVNGKNDKKWKVFYRQSIDSRYKMTLNYSEHETSYVINNSTNSSKPWAYTTYVSEINNLEPNTYYIICISVSSFASFFIQPEKCQAIQTSDIVSQTSTIRVVKTESVKTKQKFQIKNDSYGYKKFIPSQ; encoded by the exons ATGACAGTTTGGCTTAGGCCTTCATCGCCTCTGATTCTCACGATTAGTCTCACCATGATGGTGGTGGTGGGATCTTTGCAGGGTGATGAGTCACAACCTATCGTACCTTCTCCACTGGGATGTAAATTCAGCAGAGAGGAGGACATCATTGAATGTCATGACACCACTCTTGATAACGTTATTCATGCCTTTAAGATTTTATCGTCGTTTATCAACACTTCACACGAGCCTCGCAGCATCGCAATCAAAGACTGTGAAATCCCTTACTTGCCGTACGTTTTTCCAAAATTTAACAAATCTTTAGAAAGGGTGCATCTAGTTCACAGCCAACTGGAGTACGTCTATCCTGATGCTTTTGCTCATCTCCAGATGAAGCTACGATACCTGGATTTCTCTCATAATAAGCTACATTCTGTTCCTTATGCCTTCAGCACACTACTTTCCCTAGAGATTCTTAATCTACAATATAATCAGATTGTATTCATTTGGCCTGGACCACAGTTCCTTTGGATGTTTGGCCTTAGGGAACTAAACTTGGCTTACAACCACATTGGCTTATCCAGTGACTATGTCCCCGACGTTCGGAGGGTTATCATCAAGGAACCTATTGTAGATCATCCTTACCAACTCGACCAGAACTTAACCCTTGAAGAATTTAACATAGAACCCATTTCCAGTAGTCTTGAAGTGTTGAACTTAAGTGGAAACAAGTTAGCGACTCTTCCCTTTCAACTGTATCGAAGAAGGCTACCAAATTTGAGAACTCTTGACCTAAGCAACAACTTATTGTCCGAACTACCCAAAATAACATCTCGTGTGTTACCAAAAATCAGAAGGTTGAATTTACGATCAAACTTCATTCAAAGCTTGGGTTTCTATTCTCTGCCCATCAACCTTCATGAACTTGATCTTTCTG AAAATCCTCTTCGGTGTGACTGTGACATCCTCTGGCTCCAGGAATGGGTTGACAGCAATAAAACTGTCATCTTCCTGCCTAATTGCAATTCTCCATCAGATCTCAAAGGTCAGTTTGTGTTACAGTTAACAAATGCTAGCTTGTGTGGTGAAAGGAATGAAACATTGACTATTTCTGACAAACCTGAAAAGTTTGGTGACTTTGAGCTCTTTTACTTGTCCAGTACTCCAAACACTATCAAAGTGTTATGGAGAGCAAAGGTAAacggaaagaatgacaaaaaatGGAAGGTTTTCTATAGACAGTCAATCGACAGTCGATACAAAATGACACTTAATTACAGTGAGCATGAGACGTCCTATGTCATAAATAACAGCACTAATTCTTCGAAGCCATGGGCGTATACCACTTACGTAAGCGAAATAAATAATCTCGAACCCAATACCTATTATATAATCTGCATCTCTGTTTCTAGCTTTGCTAGCTTTTTCATACAGCCTGAGAAGTGTCAAGCAATCCAAACCAGTGATATAGTGTCTCAAACGTCTACTATACGTGTAGTAAAAACAGAAAGCGTTAAGACTAAACagaagtttcaaataaaaaacgATTCTTACGGATATAAAAAATTTATCCCAAGTCAATAA